A portion of the Bacteroidota bacterium genome contains these proteins:
- a CDS encoding TonB-dependent receptor: protein MSLSLTFQYASKKNNIQDNYFCDALYFLTFEKTFRQKIKVGLVSGIPFTRSFTYKGAEIDAKNFSSHYQGDVKMSLVPVWFRLSYQFTSGKKRERIKREKEQIDNLPKKGF, encoded by the coding sequence CATGTCCCTGTCGCTGACATTCCAATATGCCAGCAAAAAAAACAATATTCAGGATAATTACTTTTGTGATGCATTGTATTTCCTGACTTTCGAAAAAACATTCAGGCAAAAAATTAAAGTAGGGCTAGTCAGTGGTATCCCGTTTACCCGGTCATTTACCTATAAGGGGGCAGAAATTGATGCAAAAAACTTCTCCAGTCATTACCAGGGGGATGTCAAAATGTCTTTAGTTCCTGTCTGGTTCAGATTAAGTTATCAGTTCACTTCAGGGAAGAAACGGGAGAGGATCAAACGGGAAAAAGAACAAATTGATAATCTGCCGAAAAAAGGATTTTGA